The following coding sequences lie in one Primulina huaijiensis isolate GDHJ02 chromosome 2, ASM1229523v2, whole genome shotgun sequence genomic window:
- the LOC140962629 gene encoding uncharacterized protein: MSCLASCCVSLTCGLCSSVASSITKRSARIAYCGLFGFSLIVSWILREVATPVLKKISWINTSDNLPKEWFQMQAVLRVGLGNFLFFGILALIMIGVKDQNDKRDSLHHGGWIAKMLVWTLLVILMFFLPNAIISIYGFISKFGAGLFLLVQVIILLDATHSWNDSWVAKDERKWYIALLAVSIACYLAAFTFSGILFIWFNPSGHDCGLNIFFLSMTIILAFIFAVVALHPKVNGSLLPASVISIYCAYVCYTGLSSEPIDYVCNGLHNKSKAVTLSTLILGMLTTVLSVLYSALRAGSSTTFLSPPSSPRAGDKKPLLDSDELESGKGKDSEARPVTYSYMFFHLIFALASMYSAMLLSGWTSSSENADLIDVGWTSVWVRICSEWVTAGLYVWSLVAPLLFPDREF; encoded by the exons ATGTCGTGCCTCGCATCGTGCTGTGTGTCGTTGACGTGCGGGCTCTGTTCATCGGTGGCCTCCAGCATCACCAAGCGCTCTGCAAGAATCGCATACTGCGGACTCTTCGGCTTTTCTTTGATCGTGTCTTGGATTCTTAGAGAAGTAGCTACACCTGTGCTTAAAAAAATCAGCT GGATAAACACTTCAGACAACCTCCCAAAAGAATGGTTTCAAATGCAAGCTGTTCTTCGTGTCGGCTTGGGgaatttcttgttttttggAATACTAGCCCTCATAATGATCGGAGTGAAGGATCAAAATGACAAACGCGATTCATTGCATCACGGTGGATGGATTGCTAAGATGCTGGTTTGGACTTTGTTGGTTATCCTCATGTTTTTCCTCCCGAATGCCATCATATCAATATACG GATTTATTTCGAAGTTTGGTGCTGGGCTTTTCTTATTGGTACAAGTCATAATATTATTAGATGCCACACATTCGTGGAACGATTCATGGGTGGCCAAAGACGAGCGAAAATG GTATATCGCCTTACTTGCTGTATCAATAGCATGCTATCTTGCTGCATTTACGTTTTCGGGAATTCTATTCATTTGGTTTAACCCTTCCGGACACGACTGTGGCCTTAATATCTTTTTCCTCTCGATGACCATCATTCTTGCTTTTATCTTCGCAGTTGTTGCATTACATCCCAAg GTTAATGGCAGCCTCTTGCCTGCTTCGGTGATATCCATTTACTGTGCTTACGTTTGTTACACTGGACTCTCTAGTGAACCTATAGATTATGTATGCAATGGTCTCCACAACAAGTCAAAAGCCGTTACCTTGAGTACCCTTATTCTTGGTATGCTTACTACAGTTCTCTCAGTTTTATATTCCGCTCTTCGAGCTGGATCGTCGACAACCTTTTTATCTCCACCAAGTTCACCCAGAGCAG GTGACAAGAAACCTCTTCTCGACTCAGACGAACTTGAATCCGGTAAAGGAAAGGACTCAGAAGCACGGCCAGTTACTTACTCTTACATGTTCTTTCATCTGATATTTGCTCTAGCTAGCATGTACTCAGCCATGCTTCTTTCTGGTTGGACGAGCAGTTCAGAAAATGCAGACCTAATAGACGTCGGTTGGACGTCGGTTTGGGTTCGCATCTGTAGCGAGTGGGTCACAGCTGGATTGTATGTGTGGTCTCTGGTGGCTCCATTGCTGTTCCCTGATCGTGAATTCTAA